In Corvus hawaiiensis isolate bCorHaw1 chromosome 14, bCorHaw1.pri.cur, whole genome shotgun sequence, the sequence TTGTTAAAGGGATGTAATCAGTATTTGAGACATGAGTCACTGTGCCACTGATAAAGGAGAATGTGTTTGTTAGTTTTAATTCTTGGTCAGGAGCACTGATTGTTAAAAGGAGCTACTGTTTCAAGAAGGCATTCTACTGTCAAAGTAACAGAAGAAGTCAATAATTCACAGTGTAAGTTTTGTATGTTGTCCATTGTATGTTTACATATCTTTACTAAATGTGCATTTTCATAATCACTCAGGCTTTAACCAGACTGTATTTGGACAAAGCAACATTAGTTTGGAATGGAAATGCAGTGTCTGGGCAAGAAGAACTAAATAAGTTTTTTGAAATGTTGCCATCAAGTGAATTCCAGGTTAATGTGTTGGATTGCCAGCCTGTTCACGGTAAGGTTGTATTATAATTTActtagttatttttcttttttttgtaactaTTGAAAGAGAGCAATTATAACAGTGCTTAGAAATTCCTTTGGAGTAAGCTTAGAGAAAATACCAAGGGTTGAAATGTCAAGTTGTGCATAAATAAAGCACAAACCAAGAGATGCAGCAACTATACACTTTTTTTCATgcctgggaaaatattttaaggactTTTTTTGTTTAGATCATATTCAGAAGTGATCTATTTTCATGTATGGAAAAAGTTTGGCTTATCAGGTTATGTTGTGCTTGGGAGACCCCTATGGTGGCCTCTTGTACTGACCTGCAGTATAATGTGGAACAAATCATTATTAACCTGTATGTACTTTGATTTCTTTACATCTAGAATAGGTGTTAAGTTCTTTAGATTTCTGATTAACAACTGGTAAAAAAAGGCTTACATAATTGAGAAATTAATACATTGCTTCTAATGGACATTttgggaaaagcctgtggtcaaACACACTTGCTTTGCTCTGCTGTGAAAAAGATACAATTTCTCATAACGGGGGGTAAAAGTATATGCAAGTTGCTAAATATCTCTATGTGTGTATATCTCAAGTAATGAGAGCTGATTCTAAGCACAAACGGAGGTGTTTGTCAGTGCTCTAAAATGACGAGCAGGAGATGAAAGTGGCAAAGCCATTGCCAAGCCGTGTTGGTGAAGCCACCGCTGTCTGTGTAGAAACGCTGCACCAGAGCTGCACTTCCCTGCCTGTACCCAGCTGTTAGCCTGGCGCAGTGTAACCAGAGTTGAACACAAGCTTCTGTGTACATTTCCTGCCTCTTTACCTGCTAGTCTTTGTTTGAGTTGTTTTCTTCATCATTTCATACCTCCTTGTGAAGAACAAGCTACTCAAGGCCAGACAACAGTCCTCGTGGTGACAAGTGGGACTGTCAAATTTGACGGGGATAAGCAGCGCTACTTCAATCAGAACTTCCTGCTGACGGCACAGGCCACCCCCACCAACACCGTGTGGAAGATCGCCGGGGACTGCTTCCGCTTCCAGGACTGGGCCAGTTAGCAGGGCCTGGCACGGGGAGTGACCTCTCTCATTTGGCACCAACAGGTCCACTGTGCAGGCAGCTGTTCCCACACAGGGAACGCACGCGCTCTTTGTGTTGCATCTGTTATTACGGACGGTCTGCAGATGTTTCGGGGTTGATTCCAGTGACCACGGCTTTAGTTATAAACTTAAAATGTGAGAGGTTGCTCGTGTTAGTTGAATTTAGTAAAGTGCTGAAGGCAGTGAGCTGTATTCGAATCATTCCTAAAATGCCTTACATGCAGCTATGCTGCCACTGCTGAGTGCTCAAACTGTGCTGTTTGAACACAAAATCCTATTCATACACAATTCTGACCAAACGTAATTTTTTTCAACTTGAAAAGATCTGTTTTTACAGTAGCATCTTCTCTCTTTTGAAAAAGATGCTTGTGGCATGAAGATGGAATTCTGAAAGCTACCTACTCCCAGTTGTAAGAGGCTGGGAAGGATTGCTATGGTTTCTACTGTTAGTGAAAGGAGCAAATACAGCTCCTAAGTTGTGTAATCTCTCAATCCATTGGAAAGGTAATGTTTACCTTCTCTGATGCCAAAGGACTATATATCTTTGGGTTTCCTTTTGGTCTGAGCTTCCCAGACTTTGGTTGTTTATTCCATGGATTCATTCATATGTAGGGCATGCTGAATGATTCGGAGCTCCTGTGCCAATAACTCTTCACGTGCGTGTGAAGGACTTCaaactgattatttttcttttgaagtcttACTGTGACCTAGAAATAGGTCGGATACATGATTTCTGTTGGCTTTAATTCTGCATTCTGTTGCTATGAGGTTTGGATTATTTTTCCCATATTAAGTCTGCAAGTTTTGAatcctttctgtcttttcaggAAACATTGTAGTTAAAAAGTGGCACTGAAAGTGTGTATTACTGTGAAGCCTTCAATTTTTCTCACCAGTACCGTTATTCAGAACAGGTGCTTGCATTATTTTCAATtgagaacagcagctctgcaccacTAACACTATCTTCCTCTCATGCAGGTgtttactgtatttttcatgttctttttaaACATTGCCTGTAATTATTGATACTGGGGGGTTTGTGTGTCTTGCTTTAAATTTGTAGTTTAAAGCTTCCAACTGCTTTGAAACACTTTTCAGGACTGTAAGTTGAGAGTGTCCACCTTAACTTCGGAACTTAAGAGCAAATCTGAGTATCAGCAGCTTTTGTTTCAAACTGGTGCAATTTTGTTTTAAGCTGagtaacacaaacaaaaaaacaaacccaaaatgtaGCTGTATCCCTGAGCATACACTTGCTTGTAACTGAAAATACAGGAGGGGAGCTTGTAACTCTCATCATAGCCCATGTTTCAATGACAACAGCAGTCTGAAAGCAGTTACAACTGGAGCTCACTTGTTCAGTGACTTAAGTGGAGAAAACTGTGAAAATGAGCAATATCTCACTTGTGTGAAACATCTTAAAGCATCTGTAGTTTGTGAAGTAATCCCACAAACAATGGGATGTTTAACTGAAACGAGTtggctttatttccttttcaggCCCTCTAGTCTTTACACCAGTAAGTTAGAATTAGTAACCTGTCTCTGTTCAGAGGCTGTTTATGGTCAGAACTATTGTGTACCTATTTTTCAGGCTGAAGAATTTGAATTCCTGCAGAACAGTGCAAGAACAGAATTTTTGAAAAACTGTAAATATTGTAAATACATTGTTATTTCTGTATGTAGTGAAGAAAGGATCATTCTATTTAATTACTGTTTGTTCTTAAGAAAATATGTGATGTTCATATATTTGTATTTCCTCTACAAATTGAAAACATAACCTAAGCATGCCTGTAACTGGTACAGCATTGTTGAGCTGTGACACTGGCGTGGTGTATTCTACTGGCTGTTTAACTTGCTGTTGATTGTGTAAGTGGTGTTACAGATCTGCTTTGCATACACAAAACaggttttgccttttaaaatgcagcagtgGTTGCAGCTGTGGCATTGGCTTGTTGGACTTTGAAGGCGGTCACCAGAACACACACTTATATCAGTACCTGATGAGCTTGTGCTGTGAATAAATACTTATT encodes:
- the NXT2 gene encoding NTF2-related export protein 2 isoform X2; translated protein: MAASVDFKTYVDQACRAADEFVNIYYETMDKRRRALTRLYLDKATLVWNGNAVSGQEELNKFFEMLPSSEFQVNVLDCQPVHEQATQGQTTVLVVTSGTVKFDGDKQRYFNQNFLLTAQATPTNTVWKIAGDCFRFQDWAS
- the NXT2 gene encoding NTF2-related export protein 2 isoform X4, translated to MDKRRRALTRLYLDKATLVWNGNAVSGQEELNKFFEMLPSSEFQVNVLDCQPVHEQATQGQTTVLVVTSGTVKFDGDKQRYFNQNFLLTAQATPTNTVWKIAGDCFRFQDWAS
- the NXT2 gene encoding NTF2-related export protein 2 isoform X1 → MISSLQDFKTYVDQACRAADEFVNIYYETMDKRRRALTRLYLDKATLVWNGNAVSGQEELNKFFEMLPSSEFQVNVLDCQPVHEQATQGQTTVLVVTSGTVKFDGDKQRYFNQNFLLTAQATPTNTVWKIAGDCFRFQDWAS